The DNA window GAAGTTGGTGTTTACAgcaaaggaggtggggaggggaaggttATCAGAAGCTCAATGTTAGACAGTAGCTTCAGAGACACCTACCCCTTAAAAAGTGCAAATGTCACATCAGCAGTGGGACAGACACGTCTGGAATTGGAGAGGTACAGACTGGAGATATAATTGGGAGCCACCACTGAAGAGATGGTATTTAGAACAAGGGAATGAACGCAAATGAAAAGAGGAGACGTCCAAAGACTCCACTCTGGGTACCCCAGTGTTCACAGGCTGGGGAAATACGGAGGAAGCATCAcagccagagaagaaagaaaaagaggtggAAGCTAGGTAAAGGAAGGGTTTCAAGGAAGAGAGACTAACAACCGTGCCAAACGCTAGACTGAACAACTATGTCAAATGCTACTGAGAAGTCAAGTAAGATGAGGACTAAAAATTTACCAGTGATGCTAGCAACATACAAAACACTGGTGAACTTGGTAAGACATTGACTTTTTTCTACTTCAAGATTCTTTTCCCCAGACAACAcgtatttatttcaaatttctaagaggtaaaaaaaaataacagataccGATGCTTTATGCATGCTCAGGGCCAGCTTATAAATACTCCACTGAGTGATATCTCAACACAGATTTGCATCGGTGAAAAGAAACTGGCAAAATCCACTTCTTGCCATTCCACTTGTTAGGTGGTGAAGACCAAAACAGAATGTTccatcagttttaatttttttaaagattttaattatttattttagaaagagagagcctgagcgcatgaggtggggggaggggcagagggagaagcagggcccccgctgagcagggagtcccgatgcgggacttggtcctgggatcatgaactcagccgaaggcagatgcttaaccaactgagccacccaggcaccccattttaatttttaaatacaaatgtcacattggaaaaatgaaataaatacagtaaaatacaCTGTACAAAGGCAAAGtagaataacaaaaaatattttactaaaatctAAGATTACAAAAGTTTCCAGGCAAGCCGTACAAAACGGTCATAAGCTTTTTCTTGAAGGAAGGATTCGACACTTGACAGCAAAGTCATAATGTTTATTAGTGAGGGCTGTGATGTTAGTTTAATATTCCCATTTTGGTTCAATCGAGCTTGGCCATCTATAGCATCTAAATAAAGTTAAACTTGGCTAGAGAGCATATTCTAATGAACTGGTTATGGGCGTTTAACCAAGGCAGTTAGATCACCATAAAGGGGGAAAGGAACCCACAACATGAAAactacttctccctctcaaaaaaaataataaaaacacctgCACCCCTGCAGCTAATCCTGACAATTATCGTCATTCAGTGCTTTATACTTAAACCATGATGGGGGAAATGAATAAAAGTAGAGAGGggccactgcttttttttttttttttaagatttttaaaacgtACACATTTGAGAGCGTGCGCAAGCgtgcacacaagtagggggtgaagcagagggagagggagaagcagactccctgctaagctggaagctcgacgtggggctcgatcccaggacctggacatCTTGACccaagtcgaaggcagacacttacccatctcagccacccaggcgccccggggccaCTGCTTTTACACTTTTCCCAACAATACAGATGGTACTTCTAGCCTCTGCTCCTGCTTTACAACAGTGAATGAGGACAAGACATAGATCTGCTAATGTGCATCTAATCACCAAAGGACTGAAGATGTCTGGCCTTTTATTCTGTAATGTCTCTTAAGGCTGTGTCCATTAAGtgcaaacaaaaaaggaagaagtctTGGCAGAACAGGAGAAGTGATGCAGGCTTAATGATCAgcttgattttaaatattattcatggCACATAGCCTAGTGCATGCTCTAGCTGTTTCTATGGCTTGGGCTTCGTTGGTCTTCCACTGTTCCGCTACATCATCGTGGAAGCACTTAACAAAGCCTGGATCGACAGCAGATCTATACGGATGTGCAGTGCTGGGGACCACTTATCTTTCAAAATAGCCAAACATATTCTTCCCAATGTGTCTACATTAGGATGATAAATTTTGGTCATGAAACATAGTTTAAGTGCTACCGTTGAGTATTCTTCTGGAAGGAATAGTTCAAGTTTAAAAGtccctccctcaaaaaaaaaagaaaagaaaaatgaaagaaaagaaaaaaataaaagtctttctGTCAAAGGGAAATCCTGGGGGCCAGCAACAGCCACATGAAAATAACGGGCATTGTTCTCATCTGGTTCTGCTTTAATGCCAGGAACTGCTTCTGCCAGCAATCGCTGGGTTTCCTTGATAATCCTGTGGGGAAGCCTGAACATCTTGTCAGCTCCCGACTTCGGCCTCTGGTTTTGACTCTGGCTCTGCTTGCCTCACACATGAgtgctaagattttatttttaagtaatctctacacccaacgtggggctcaaattcacaaccccaagatcaagagtcacatattctggggcgcctgggtggcgcagtcgttaagcgtctgccttcggctcagggcgtgatcctggtgttctgggatcgagccccacatcaggctcctctgctaggagcctgcttcttcctctcccactccccctgcttgtgttccctctctcgctggctgtctctctttgtcaaataaataaataaaatcttaaaaaaaaaaaaaaaagagtcacatattctactggctgagccagccagttgccccaATAAGGCATTGCTTCTTAATTCTGAATGTAAGAAACCTCAGAATATCTGGTTATAAAAAGGAGGGCTACGCATAGCCTCAAAACAGAATTAATTAAAATCCATTGTAATTTTAGAAGactgccaacatttaaaaaaaattaggctttggggcgcctgggtggcacagcggttaagcatctgccttcggctcagggcgtgatcccagcattctgggatcgagccccacatcaggctcttctgctatgagcctgcttcttcctctcccacttcccctgcttgtgttccctctctcgctgccgtctatctctgtcaaataaataaaatctttaaaaaaaaaaaaattaggctttattttttagagcagtttaggttcacagaaaaattaagcTGACGTGGGCgactgcgtggctcagtgggttaagtgtctgccttcggctcaggtcttgataccaaggtcctggaatcgagacccacgttgggttccctgctcagtggggagacttcaccctctccctctgctgctctgcctgcttgtgcttgctctctctctctctctctgtcaaataaataaataaaatcttaaaaaaaaaaaaaagaaagaaaaattaagctgaTGATACAGAAATGCCCCCTGTACCCCCTTGCCTGCACGCATGGGTAATCTCATACCAACTGCCAACTTTTAGTAGGTAAAATTTATTAAGGAATGGATGGTAACACATGATTTGCCAACTTTGCAGGGCTGTGGCCCTCTACCATAGACATTTTCGATCTAGGCTCCCTAGAGCCCTAGAAGTTTACAGCATGTGTTTTGTACTACCACAGTGGGGTGGAAGAAGGTGTCTGTAATGGACTGGGCTGACAGTTCTTCTGATCTGCTTAAGCACAGTGGCTTATCAGTTTCTACAAATCACATCTCAAAGGGATTtcacaagtggaaaaaaaaaatcactgaaaaccCGTTCTCtgaggcagtggttctcaaagtgtagtaccaggaccagcagcatcaacatcacctggcACCTTGTTaggcaaattctcaggccccaacCAAGACCTACTGAAGAGTCCGGGAGTGAGTATTCTGTCTTAACAAGCCCTCCAGAGCCACCAGATGGATGCATACTAAAATTTGAGAACAATGCCTCAAAGACTTTAGATATTTTGCTTAAGTAGCAGTTTGCCTTCCTGTAAGCACTGTTATTCTCAGTGGACAtcaagataaaatttttatttttatttatttttcaaaatagaatttttatttttttgttctttttcaaagattttatttatttatgagaaagcaagcacgtgtgcatgagtggggcgggggcaaagggagagggagaagcagactcccctctgagcagggagcctgatgcaggactcaatcccagatcatgacctgagccaaaggctgacgcttaaccaaccgagccacccagacatcctcaaaatagaatttttagattataaatgaaaatatgccaATATCAGTATTTTAGGATAATATCAGAATATTTCCTATACAATTATATTTAGACTAAGATTACCCGCAGACCCCATCTGAGGATTATTTTTAAGAACCCTATTAGGTGACCACCTAGACATCTCTATAGAGAGGTCCCTGAGTATACTGAAGAGTCATGTACTAATACTGTAAATGAGGAATAAGACCCTTCAAATCTTGactagtttcttttatttttaatttcttttttttttattattattattattattattattattaacatacaatgtattatttctttcaagggtacaggtctgtgattcatcagtcttacacaacataCAGTGCTCaatacaacacataccctccccagtgtccatcacccagccaccccatccttccaccccactcccctccagcaaccctcagtttgtttcctgagattaagagtgtctcatggtttgtctccctctttggtttcatcttgtttcattttttcctctcttcccctgtgatcctctgccttgtttcttaaattccacatatcagtgagatcatatgaaaattgtctttctctgattgagttattttgcttagcataatgccctctagttccatccacgttggtgcaaaggcaaaatttcttttgatggctgcgtaatattccattacacacacacacacacacacacacacacacacacacacacacactccccccacaccttctttatccattcatctgtcgatggacatctgggctctttccatagtttggctattgtggacattgctgctataaacatggggtgcacgtgccccttgggatcactacatttgtatctttggggtatttacccagtagtgcaattgctgggtcgcagggtagctctattttcaactttttgaggaaccttcatactgttttccagagtggatgcaccagcttgcattcccaccaacagtgtaggagggttcccctttctccgcaccctcgccaacacctgtcatttcctgacttgtcaCTTTTAGCCATTcggactggtgtgaggtggtgtctcattgtggttttgatctatATTTCcttgatgccgagtgatgtggagcactttttcatgtgtctgttggccactggatgtcttctttgcagaaatgtctgttcatgtcttctgcccatttcttgattggattatttgttctttgggtgttaagtttgataagttctttatagattttggatactagccctttatctgatatgtcatttgcaaatatcttcttccattctgttggctatcttttggttttgttgactgtttcttttttttcaacattttatgtatttctttgacagagagagagagaaaagcagggggagtgacagagggagagggagaagcaggctccccactgagcaggagcctgatgcagggcttagtcccagaaccccaggattatgacctgagccataggcagctGCTtaaacgagccacccaggcacccccaaatcttGACTagtttcaataaaaatttaaaatgtatctgaCATACAACATACCTCTTTCATGTACTGGTTATACAGCGCTTCTGATGATTCTAGGTAAGCCTGTGCAGtttcaatttcttctctttcagacCACAAGATACCCAGGttattctggaaaataaagaaaagagaaatgaacaatGACAATATAAATCTTCCAATTAAAGTaactttcaggggtgcctggctggctcagttggctgagcatccaactcttgatttcagctcaggtcatggtctcagggtcatgggatcaagctccacattgggctccaggttcaacagggaatctgcttgagattcgttctccttctgccccccctttaaataaataaataaatctttaaaaaaacatttcaataaacttctatattattggtttcttttgtaactctttacattttatgttaaacatttaaaatacttattctGTCTTAAGAAATATAGGCTTTAGTAGACTGCAAAAGGGGCACATGGcacaaaaaatgtttagaaaacctACAGTTTATAGGTAACTTGATCATTCCTCTGGAACACAGCCCTCTGGTCTTCTGGCTTCACATAGTGTTTCtattctatcatttttttaagttaagtgaTCAGTCCTCAGTGGGGACTGTAGGTCATAGGGATAATGTACTGAGATTGGACAGTTGTTTCCTTTTTACTTACGAGGGTCCTTTGCAGGACCCTGGGGAAACCGGAAGGGCTCTGACCGACTACTAACTTACTGATTACTCTGCCCACCCAGGCTCAAAGAATATAATCTCCCTTAATATTCATTTCCTAATCTTAGAAATGGATTCACAAATCGCCTTGTCTCACTCTCTAGTTCAACTTATTTTTCCTGACAATAGTCCCTGAGAAACTTCATTTAGCCATGATACCAATAAGCCCAACCTCAGCATACTATATCTAGCCTAGAGAGTCTAGAGATTTCCCTAGTACCAGGAACTGGTTGGCCACATTTGCTCTATTTTGACGGGATGGTGATATATTTAACCTGCTAGATCCAGGGTAGGCTATGCCACAGAAAGCAATGACTCTGGTGAGTGATAAATCTTAAACCAAGTAGAGAACCCTAGAGTGTGTCTACAAATGACTAAGGTTTTTCTTTTGAACCGTAACCTACTGAGATCTTGAAGGTAAAGACCATGCAACAGATCTAGAAttgattttttccaaaattactagtgtgatattttgggtttttagttttgcaattctttttattgagatataactgacatatagtgttagtggtttttttaaatgttcacaaaGATAACTACTATAGACATTTGAtgtaaattatgtttaaatataatacaaatccTAAAATACACCAGAAATTATTGTATCATTCACAGAGCATTCTCATGTTCTTGCCCTCAGGATACCAGACCAcgtaggaaaaaaattaaatataaaataaaaacagctagggggacctgggtagctcagtcagttaagcatctaactcttggtttcagctcaagtcgtgatctcagagtcatgagatcgagccccgcatcaggctccgtgctcagtacagagtctgcttgagattctctataatgaataaatctttttttaaaacattttgtttatttgagagagagcacaagtggaggggaaaggcagagggagaagcagactccccactgagcagggagccctatgcaggaattgatcccaggaccctgggatcatggactgagccaaaggcagacgcttaaccaactgaggcgccccaataaataaatctttaaaaaaataaaaaataaaaataaagcagctgAAAAGGTactactggtgaattctaccaaacacatAAGAAATAATACCAACTCTACACCACTTCTTTCAGTAAAGTAGAGGAAAGAACGCTTTCCATCTCATACTAAACCAAAGACATAACAAGAAAGCCATAGCCTGATATCCTTCATGAACATAgatatgaaaagatattaaaattttagcatattgaggggctcctgggtggctcagtgggtgtgCTTTAGATGTACAGTTTATTGTATgccagttatacctcaataaagctataaacacacacaaaagctaCTCTTTATACCTATATATCCTGGGAGTGGGGAGAATAATCTACTAATTTGTTAGGAAATTTTCCTAAGGTGAAGTAGTTAAATTTCACTcaagatgaggggcacctggctggctcagtgggtacagcatgcaactcttgacctcaggctCATTAGtgcaagccccacactgggtgtggagcttactgtgtattttttaattaaaaaaaaaagacgataATGCAAGTGTATGTTGCTGATAgcaaaaattggaaggaaaactggagaaaaatctttttttttagagagagagttcaCGCTCGAGGTGGGGGaaaagggagcagagggagagagagactcttaagcaggctccacacccagcacagagcccgatctcatgaccctgacatcatgacctgagctaaaaccaagagctggatgcttaactgactgagtcacccaggtgccccaaggcgaAAAATCATTCTTAAGGCCACCAGAACCTAATGAGATAGAAGGGGTATCTCTTTTGATAATCCAATGTGGATTCAGGTTTTGTATTTCTATAGTTTCCCAGGAAGGAAACACCAGGGTGAGACAAAGCAGTCAGAATATCATAAATTCCCATGAGCTGTTACTTTCAAACTttttcctgcacacacacacacacacacacacacacacacacacacacagggtcttTTACAAAATAGAATCATTCTACCTAACTCCAAACATGCCTTATggtcttccctctccctcttaatattgatatttttggTTAGCAAatataaatcattattttttagtgGCTGCACACTGTTCTTACAGATACATCTTATGTGGATGTATCAATATTTATTCAACCATATATCTACTGACtgatatttatttctctgttttttttttttaattgacaatgCTATGAACATCCATGTTGACATACCTTTGCACATCTGTCCCAATATTATTTTAGGATATTGACACGGAATTTTAAAGTCAAAGTCTTGACTCCAGAATTCTGATACCTACTGATCTTTCGAAAAGTTCTGTGAATTTGTATTTCCACTCACTATAATGCTAATAAAGAATATCTGTTTCCTCACAGTCTTCCCAATAACAAGTATAAGCAGTATCTTTAATAATCTCTGCCAATCTGatacaatttttctatttcttttagttCGCTTTATTATTAGTGAGATCAACTCTCTCatcactggggcacctgcgtggctcagtcggttaaccttcagactcttggtttcggctggggtcatgatctcagggttgtgagatggagccccaagttctCTGTGCTTGGCGctgagtgtgcttgagattctttctcccctcctctccttcccactctgctcttcccctgcttgCGTGCTATCTAAGATAAACAAAtcaataacatctttaaaaaaatctctcatcATGTATagcaaatattaaatgtaataaaattctaGTGTGGTAATGCCACTGGAATAAACAGATCAACCGAACAGCAGAGTTAGAAACTGCAAAAATAGACTTAAATTACTATTGCTGTATAGTTTTAGTACCTAGTAAGCTAGTTTtagtgcatttttctttttctttttttttttttttaagattttatttatttatttgacagagatagagacagccagcgagagagggaacacaagcagggggagtgggagaggaagaagcaggctcacagcggaggagcctgatgtggggctcgatcccataacgctgagatcatgccctgagccgaaggcagacgctcaaccgctgtgccacccaggcgccccgcatttttctttttcttatgctcggttttctttattctttcagacACACATATTCATTTGGTCAAGCTCTAAGGAAACTATTATGATTTCAGCAGAAACTGCATCAAACCTACAAATGAACATCAGAATATTACTGTTATGTTTAATCCTTGCCACCCAGGAAACTGTTTCATATCTTTCCTTTCAGGATTATCAGTTCTATTACCCCGAATATTGCTGTTGTGAATgcaattactaaaaatatttttaaccagtACTGCTTATATACAGGAATACTACtgatactatatatttatttatatcctcCCACTTTATTGAACTGATCACAGTCCTAATAGTTTTTCAGCTGATGACTTTAGTTTTTAGGTATACAAGGATCATTTATGCAAATAGTtacttttagaaattattttattttttacccaaAATTAATAACTTTATTGGCTTTCTATATTATTGCAATgcccagaacttttttttaagatttatccatacattttatttttttaaagattttatttatttatctgagagagaaagaacgagcagtggggaggggcagagggagagagaaagagaagcagactccctgctgagcaggaagcctgacgtgggggcacaatcccaggaccctgaggatcatgacctgagccaaaggcagacacttaactgactgagccacccagacaccccttatccattcatctgagacagagagagagtgggggaagggggagagggagagcgagaatctcaagcagactccatctgGAGCATGaagccctacgcagggctcagtcccacaaccctgagatcatgacctgagccaaaatcaagagtcagacgcttaagcgactgagccacccaggtgcccctgcaatgGGCAGAACTTCTAATCAAggttttgttcctgattttagtaagAATACCTAAAATAATTTACCCTTCAGAAAAGGTTGGCTGTTtgaaatactgtatttcattGAATGTAAGATGGCCCATCTGTAAGACACAATTATTTTACCTATCAACAAGAAAACACTGCCAAGTAAATTATGACGCAGATGTAAGATGCATCCTGATTTTAGACGTATTAAGGTATGAAACAATGTGCACAGTAAAATCAAAATACAGTAAATACCGGACATTCTATATTACATTTAGGGAGGTTTCTAATTCTATTCTTGAGATGTTGAAATTGTTCAATGCTTATTAAGATTTTAGGCAACCATATGGTTAAAGAAAGTTTCAAATAACTGAGGTTTTGTTTGAGTTCAACATCTTATGAATTTCTTTGGATCATTCATCCCCTGGACAAATATTTAGAATGGCCTACTATGCAGGAGGTACTGAGGTTATAAATAGTGTGCAAGAAGAGACACAGTTCCTGTTACTGTGCCGCTTTTAAATTTCTCGGATcatgataaaagaaaatgacctatacaatttcctttttaattttgaggggGTTTTTTGAGGCCTACTTACCATATGATCAATCTTGGCAAATGTTCCCTGGATCACATACACGAAGAACTGGAACTACTGGATGTAAGGGTTTGTGAGCTTACACCAAGTTCCTGGCACATACGAGTTCAT is part of the Ursus arctos isolate Adak ecotype North America unplaced genomic scaffold, UrsArc2.0 scaffold_7, whole genome shotgun sequence genome and encodes:
- the LOC113259121 gene encoding ubiquitin-conjugating enzyme E2 N-like, whose product is MFRLPHRIIKETQRLLAEAVPGIKAEPDENNARYFHVAVAGPQDFPLTERLLFFSFLSFFFSFFFEGGTFKLELFLPEEYSTVALKLCFMTKIYHPNVDTLGRICLAILKDKWSPALHIRIDLLSIQALLSASTMM